The following are encoded together in the Gilvimarinus sp. DA14 genome:
- a CDS encoding chemotaxis response regulator protein-glutamate methylesterase, which produces MPVRVLIVDDSHFFQTRLKEIIGQNANLQVIGVASNGREGVEKAKQLKPDIITMDFEMPVMDGVTAVRHIMADNPTPILMFSSLTYEGARITLDALAAGALDFIPKDFAEVSRNSIGLTQKLHERLLTLAGQKGPTPSVEKKAPEPEVDFTRTHRSAATPPPRHAVSPARSAIKPSVVIIGASTGGPVALTEVLTKLPARFAVPILLVQHMPENFTKAFAERLNKQCAIEVREAVDGDILRPGLALLAPGGKQLMLDKRGTGQVRVVPDDARVNYKPSLDITFGSAANAYGNRVLGIVLTGMGSDGCKGAELLKQRGASIWSQDQASCVIYGMPMAVARANLTDKVLPLKEIGPAIATEVR; this is translated from the coding sequence ATGCCCGTACGGGTCCTAATTGTCGATGATTCGCACTTTTTTCAGACCCGCTTAAAAGAAATAATCGGTCAGAATGCGAACCTGCAAGTGATTGGCGTGGCCAGCAACGGTCGCGAAGGTGTTGAAAAAGCCAAACAACTGAAGCCAGACATCATCACCATGGATTTTGAAATGCCGGTGATGGATGGTGTGACCGCTGTAAGGCACATTATGGCGGACAATCCGACACCGATACTGATGTTTTCGTCGCTTACGTATGAGGGCGCAAGAATAACCTTGGATGCCCTTGCCGCCGGTGCTTTGGATTTTATTCCCAAAGACTTTGCCGAAGTTTCGCGCAACTCCATTGGGTTAACGCAAAAACTGCACGAACGTCTATTGACTCTGGCCGGGCAGAAAGGCCCAACGCCTAGCGTTGAAAAGAAAGCTCCAGAACCGGAAGTCGATTTTACTCGTACGCACAGGTCGGCCGCCACACCACCACCCAGACATGCAGTTTCACCCGCTCGCTCCGCGATAAAACCCAGTGTCGTAATTATTGGCGCGTCAACGGGTGGGCCCGTGGCGCTGACCGAGGTTCTGACTAAGTTGCCGGCCCGCTTTGCTGTACCTATTTTGCTTGTACAGCACATGCCCGAAAATTTTACCAAGGCGTTCGCCGAGCGTTTGAATAAACAGTGCGCCATCGAGGTACGTGAAGCCGTTGATGGGGACATCTTGCGGCCCGGTCTTGCGCTTTTGGCTCCGGGCGGCAAGCAACTTATGCTGGATAAGCGCGGCACCGGCCAGGTAAGAGTGGTACCCGACGATGCGCGGGTAAATTACAAACCCAGTTTGGATATTACCTTTGGGTCCGCCGCAAATGCCTATGGCAATAGAGTGCTGGGTATTGTATTGACCGGGATGGGTTCGGATGGCTGTAAGGGGGCAGAGCTCTTAAAACAACGCGGGGCCAGCATCTGGAGTCAGGATCAAGCCAGCTGCGTTATCTACGGCATGCCGATGGCGGTTGCGCGGGCTAACCTGACCGACAAGGTTCTACCCCTAAAAGAAATTGGACCGGCAATCGCAACCGAGGTGCGCTGA